TGAAGAATGAAGAAAGCGGTGGAGTTCAAGAATCTGAAACTAAAGAGCACGAATCAAAAGCAACCTCTTCTGTTTCCGAGAAGGAAGTCCGAGATGAGACTGATGgagcaggaggaggaggaggaggaggaggaggaggtgagCCCCTGAATAAGAACGATGAGTTGAGTATCCCGAAGGAAAATACTGATGAAATGAAGGACAAAGATGACCCTAGTGATGGAGAAACTAGGAAAGAGATCATTTCTGAGGAGTTGCTTGAGAACAAGCCCTCAGAGAAGCTCTCAGTAACTGATTTACAGAGTCTCTGCAAATTTGCCAACATGCCCACAAAAACCCGATCTGTGAGGGGCGCGAGGGTGAGCGAAGAGGAGAAAAATTGTGATGCCAGTACTTCTCAGGTGTCTGAGGTCTTGATGGAAGATAAGGCAGTTGATAGTTCCATAAAAAATGTTGGTGAAACAAGAGGCCTTGAGCTTGAAATCTCTGAAGTGGGGACTCTTCAGGCTGCTGAGGTAGTCAATCCAGTGGATAGATCTTTGATGCTTGACGACAATCAGGAAGTGAGCGAGAAGAGAGGCGAGAAACGGGTGATTGAAGAAAGTAATACCAATGAGGACATTAAAAGACTTAGAGAATGGCTCCCTTCGATGGATGCTGAGGTTGCAGGCGGGCCCACGACTGATGAGAAACCAATTATGGTTGTTGAGCAACACCAAGAGAGCACAAAGAATAACCCTCAGATGTCTGAAATCGGTGAGGAATCATTTGCACAGGAGAAGCAGCTCTTCCCTAGCTCATTTAAGATCTGTGACCTCAATCTCATGGAAACTTCTGATGCGAATGAAACCCGCGACAGAGATCCGATCTTCATGTTCCCACCAGTGACAGATTTCAAGAAGGAAGTAGGGCCAGTCGACATTGACCTCTCGATTAGTAACTCTAGCATGTCTTCTCAGCCTGCTAAGAAGGTGGATGACACTGATCAGGCAATTGAAGTGATCAACTTGGATGAAGACTCTGCTCCAGAAGACAGGGAATTCGACATCACCGAGAGAAAGTAAGTGCTCTAGCAATTTTGTTTGGACGGAAAAGTTTTAGTATAGACCCAttctaaaataaaagatattcCTGTAAACATGCTTAAACGAAATTTTCAATTGCTAGTTCCCATCTTTACTATTATGGGATGAAGGTCGAATCTTTCCCAGACCAGGTCTCGGCAAAGAATCTTTCGTGGATTGGATTCTTGTTATTTAGGCCACAAGAATTTTATCAAAGGTTGTGgttaatttgtttttatttgcTTCATTTACTCATAGTGTTTAGCTGTAATATGTACAGGCCAGATGTTGCATTCACCGGCTTGGATGGGTTCTCCACAAACCCCGTGCAGAATGCCACTGATATTCCCGATAATCAGGATGGATATGGGCTCATGATATCTGAGCTGCTGGCAAATGAATTTTCTGGCTGTTCATCGGTGCCTGAGGAGATAAATCCTCTAGACAACATGGGCCTCAATGGTGGAGCGGTGAGTTGCATTAATGAAAAACAGCTTTCTTTCTCCATTTACATGTTTAGAAACacatttgaagtcatttgctaaATTGCAATTTGACATACCTTTTTATGTATGCCCCCTCTtccaaaataaagaaaattataatactAAAAGCCTTGTCTATCGGGTTCTATCCACTGGTGCAATTTCTTGTTTCTCTCGGGTTTCACTTTTTCTTGACATTCCTTTTGCCTGTTTTCCTCCTTTCAAGAAAAGGGAATGGAAGATCAGAAACCTGGTATTTTGGCTCTACACAGTTGTTCAGTTTTCGCAATTCCGGGCTTGAAACGTGAAGGAAAAAGGGGCTAGATTCCGCTACATAAAGTGTTTTATGATTCAATGCCATCTTGTGATTCGTGTCTTTTCCcccattttttataattaaaaaaaatgattagtGGAACGTTCCGATTGTTTTCTAGAGCCAAAAAATATTGTTCTTTTCATTTGCTTCAGATCATTGTAAATTTTGCACGCACCCATAACCAAATAGACTGTACTgctatttttattgatttttggaCTTTAATGTAtttattgtggaaaatgatGTTTTCTTAGATGTACCCTGTTATTATGGGAATTCTGGCAGTCAATTTGGGATCATTCTAATAATAGTTGCAATAGTTTATCATCTTGTCAGTATTCCACGTCTTCTgctttaaatttatatattagtgATTGTAGTTTCTTTATAATTGTATCAGGGTCCTCTGGGAGATGATGACTCGATATACATGTCATTGGGCGAAATACCATTCTTAAGTAAGTAATaagtttcaaaaatattttgccTGTTCCTAGTATTGACTTTTCCTGTCGTCTCTGTTGCTTGCTTGAAGTATGAGTTGCATGTCAGATCAGTTGTGATGTTCATGCTAAAAGTATAAATTCCAGTAAAAGCACTTGATGATGCAGTTCAGTAGTTCCTCGCTGCGGGTTTAAATACACTTGAGCATCA
Above is a window of Punica granatum isolate Tunisia-2019 chromosome 7, ASM765513v2, whole genome shotgun sequence DNA encoding:
- the LOC116212907 gene encoding uncharacterized protein At4g26450 — translated: MHPRHRSPGNGYRSNPMGIGMASRISPESSGRGHNFYNSEYRSFNRSFGRSYSQPKPFHPSPPPRPPQHPVAAPLRKADLFMEAGRLAAEYLVYQGMLPSGALLGKWQNGNFKEPQEFRSQEGDAGHNMQFPVEGRGSSLGRSGDSGSDGGPSRRRYSDEYGPAGFRNNTKGKRRGGSFRGYNSEWGREYGRSSSWSDRRRGSPSIDADREYNSGNREEQSVTKNDGNLMQKSSNEVMKNEESGGVQESETKEHESKATSSVSEKEVRDETDGAGGGGGGGGGGEPLNKNDELSIPKENTDEMKDKDDPSDGETRKEIISEELLENKPSEKLSVTDLQSLCKFANMPTKTRSVRGARVSEEEKNCDASTSQVSEVLMEDKAVDSSIKNVGETRGLELEISEVGTLQAAEVVNPVDRSLMLDDNQEVSEKRGEKRVIEESNTNEDIKRLREWLPSMDAEVAGGPTTDEKPIMVVEQHQESTKNNPQMSEIGEESFAQEKQLFPSSFKICDLNLMETSDANETRDRDPIFMFPPVTDFKKEVGPVDIDLSISNSSMSSQPAKKVDDTDQAIEVINLDEDSAPEDREFDITERKPDVAFTGLDGFSTNPVQNATDIPDNQDGYGLMISELLANEFSGCSSVPEEINPLDNMGLNGGAGPLGDDDSIYMSLGEIPFLSFMRTWEQPPPQEDGKPF